A genome region from Acidimicrobiales bacterium includes the following:
- a CDS encoding cation-translocating P-type ATPase yields MADACCAPPTDPVEDGAAGWSEQWRLVAAVVATTAWAVGVAAGWADAGALSPGAFVVAVVSGGATFVPSSLIDLRHGRVGVGLLMTIAGAGALVLGELPEAAALAFLFSISEALESWAVTRARRELRAVLSIVPDTALVRRGSEIVEVPTDEVASGDILVLRAGARLVTDAVVTEGRSVLDVSAVTGESLPVECGPGDAVIAGSINGGGHLELTATTPASDSTLARIVHAVEEAQDRKGHAQRIADRIARPLVPVILVVAATVAGLGALAGDPALWAERALVVLVAAAPCALAISVPVTTFAAIGAATRTGVLIKGGAALEALATVRVVAFDKTGTLTRNQPRVVDVAAHGLDRRLVLELASALEAHSDHPLATAITAEHEPTRAAAQVQTVAGAGVTGNVDGHVVRLGNPRFVDPGPFAADVDRMTAAGASVVVVERDGTPVGAVAVRDDLRPEATDTVAALARLDLATVILTGDHTRTARAIADQVGIDDVRAELLPADKADAVADLRRRGPVLMIGDGINDAPALASADVGVAMGALGSDVAIEAADVAIMGDHLTHLPDLLIHARRSRRIMVQNLAMSGLLIATLIPLAGVGLLGLGVVVAIHEGAEVLVIANGLRARATSATSPDTMPVPELEEHVHV; encoded by the coding sequence ATGGCTGATGCGTGCTGCGCTCCGCCCACCGATCCCGTCGAGGACGGCGCAGCGGGCTGGTCCGAACAGTGGCGGCTGGTGGCCGCGGTGGTGGCGACGACGGCCTGGGCGGTGGGTGTCGCCGCGGGCTGGGCCGACGCGGGGGCGCTGTCGCCGGGTGCCTTCGTCGTGGCGGTGGTCTCGGGTGGGGCCACGTTCGTCCCGTCCTCGTTGATCGATCTGCGACACGGTCGGGTCGGGGTTGGCTTGTTGATGACGATCGCGGGTGCCGGCGCGCTGGTGCTCGGGGAGCTGCCCGAGGCCGCGGCGCTCGCGTTCTTGTTCTCCATCTCCGAGGCGCTCGAGTCCTGGGCGGTGACCCGGGCCCGGCGTGAGCTGCGTGCGGTGCTCTCGATCGTGCCCGACACCGCCCTGGTGCGCCGCGGCAGCGAGATCGTCGAGGTCCCCACCGACGAGGTGGCCTCCGGAGACATCCTGGTGCTGCGAGCCGGTGCCCGGCTGGTGACCGATGCCGTGGTGACCGAAGGGCGGTCGGTGCTCGACGTCTCGGCGGTGACCGGCGAGTCGCTGCCGGTCGAGTGCGGCCCCGGCGATGCAGTCATCGCGGGCAGCATCAACGGCGGCGGCCACCTCGAGCTCACCGCGACCACTCCCGCCTCCGACAGCACCCTCGCCCGGATCGTGCACGCGGTGGAAGAGGCCCAAGATCGCAAGGGCCACGCCCAGCGCATCGCCGACCGCATCGCCAGGCCGTTGGTGCCGGTGATCCTGGTGGTCGCCGCTACGGTGGCAGGCCTCGGCGCCTTGGCCGGCGACCCCGCGCTGTGGGCAGAACGGGCCTTGGTGGTGTTGGTCGCTGCGGCGCCGTGCGCGCTGGCGATCTCAGTGCCGGTCACGACCTTCGCGGCGATCGGTGCCGCCACCCGCACCGGGGTGCTCATCAAGGGCGGCGCCGCCCTCGAGGCCCTCGCCACGGTGCGGGTCGTGGCCTTCGACAAGACCGGCACCCTCACCCGCAACCAGCCACGCGTCGTCGACGTCGCCGCCCACGGGCTCGACCGGCGTCTCGTGCTGGAGCTGGCGTCGGCACTCGAGGCTCACAGTGACCACCCGCTCGCCACAGCCATCACCGCCGAGCACGAACCAACCCGTGCGGCGGCACAGGTGCAGACAGTTGCCGGGGCGGGGGTCACCGGCAACGTCGACGGCCATGTGGTCCGGCTCGGCAACCCGCGCTTCGTCGACCCCGGACCCTTCGCTGCCGACGTCGACCGCATGACCGCCGCGGGAGCATCGGTGGTGGTCGTGGAACGCGATGGGACCCCGGTCGGGGCGGTCGCCGTGCGCGACGACCTACGTCCCGAAGCAACCGACACCGTCGCCGCCCTTGCTCGCCTCGACCTCGCCACGGTGATCCTCACCGGCGACCACACCCGCACCGCACGCGCGATCGCCGACCAGGTCGGCATCGACGACGTGCGCGCCGAGCTGCTCCCGGCCGACAAGGCCGACGCGGTGGCCGACCTCAGGCGGCGCGGACCTGTGCTGATGATCGGCGACGGCATCAACGACGCGCCCGCTCTCGCCAGCGCCGATGTCGGCGTGGCCATGGGGGCGCTGGGCTCCGACGTCGCCATCGAAGCCGCCGACGTGGCCATCATGGGCGATCACCTCACCCACCTCCCCGACCTGTTGATCCACGCCCGACGGTCCCGGCGGATCATGGTCCAGAACCTCGCCATGTCGGGGCTGCTGATCGCCACCCTCATCCCGCTCGCGGGCGTCGGCCTGCTCGGCCTCGGGGTCGTCGTAGCGATCCACGAAGGCGCCGAGGTCCTGGTGATCGCCAACGGGCTCCGCGCCCGCGCGACCTCTGCCACATCCCCCGACACGATGCCCGTGCCAGAGCTCGAGGAACACGTCCATGTCTGA